In one Carassius auratus strain Wakin unplaced genomic scaffold, ASM336829v1 scaf_tig00040135, whole genome shotgun sequence genomic region, the following are encoded:
- the LOC113084486 gene encoding copine-3-like isoform X2, translating to MAASCVTKVELTVSCENLLDMDVCSKSDPLCVLLMNTSGDQWFEVDRTERVKNCLNPKFAKKFVVDYYFEVVQKLRFGVYDIDNKTVDLSDDDFLGEFECSLGQIVSSSKLTRPLVLKNKRPAGKGTITISAEEIKDNRVVDFEMQARKLDKKDFFGKSDPYLEFYRQTETGWQLAHRTEVVKNNLNPCWRPFKIPLQSLCAGDMEKPIKVECYDYDNDGSHDLIGIFETNMKRLQEASRSAPAEFECINSKKKQKKKNYKNSGVVSVKLCQITREYTFLDYIMGGCQINFTVGIDFTGSNGDPRSPDSLHYISPQGVNEYLSAIWSVGLVVQDYDSDKMFPAFGFGAQIPPSWQVSHEFPLNFNPANPFCAGVEGVVEAYRMCLPQVKLYGPTNFAPIINHMASFAQQALQQKTASQYFVLLIITDGVITDMDQTRGAIVAASRLPMSIIIVGVGKADFTDMEILDGDDGRLRSITGEPAVRDIVQFVPFRKFMNAPREMLAQCVLAELPQQVTSYFRYINLSPPHEPKQS from the exons ATGGCTGCGTCGTGTgtgaccaaggtggagctgacAGTCTCCTGTGAAAACCTGCTGGACATGGATGTGTGCTCCAAATCTGACCCGCTGTGTGTCCTGCTCATGAACACATCGGGAGACCAGTGGTTTGAG GTCGATCGCACTGAGAGGGTTAAGAACTGCTTGAACCCCAAATTTGCCAAGAAGTTTGTTGTCGATTACTACTTCGAGGTTGTTCAGAAACTCAGATTCGGCGTTTACGATATTGACAATAAAACCGTTGACTTGAGCGATGACGACTTCCTGGGTGAGTTCGAGTGCTCGCTGGGACAG ATTGTTTCCAGTAGCAAGCTGACGAGACCTTTAGTGCTGAAGAACAAGAGACCTGCAGGAAAGGGAACAATTACG ATCAGTGCGGAGGAAATCAAGGACAACAGAGTAGTGGATTTTGAGATGCAGGCCAGAAAACTGGACAAAAAG GATTTCTTTGGAAAATCAGACCCCTACCTGGAATTTTACAGGCAGACGGAAACAGGCTGGCAGCTTGCTCACAGAACTGAG GTTGTGAAGAATAACTTGAACCCTTGCTGGAGGCCTTTTAAAATCCCTCTACAGTCTCTCTGTGCAGGAGACATGGAGAAACCAATCAAG GTTGAATGTTACGATTATGACAACGATGGATCTCATGATTTGATAGGGATTTTTGAGACCAATATGAAGCGTCTGCAAGAGGCATCCCGCAGCGCTCCG GCAGAGTTTGAGTGCATAAACAGTAAaaagaaacagaagaagaaaaattatAAGAACTCGGGAGTCGTGAGTGTGAAGCTTTGTCAG ATTACCAGGGAATACACCTTTTTGGACTACATCATGGGAGGCTGCCAGATAAATTTCACT GTGGGCATAGACTTCACAGGGTCAAATGGTGACCCCAGGTCACCCGATTCTTTACATTACATCAGTCCTCAAGGTGTGAATGAATATCTCTCAGCCATCTGGTCAGTTGGGCTCGTGGTCCAGGACTATGACAG TGACAAAATGTTTCCTGCGTTTGGATTTGGCGCCCAGATTCCTCCTTCATGGCAG gtgtctCATGAGTTCCCTCTCAACTTCAATCCCGCAAATCCGTTCTGTGCTG GTGTGGAGGGTGTGGTGGAGGCCTACAGGATGTGCCTTCCTCAGGTCAAACTTTACGGGCCTACGAACTTCGCTCCCATTATTAACCACATGGCTAGTTTCGCACAGCAGGCTTTACAGCAGAAGACAGCGTCG CAATACTTTGTCCTGCTGATCATCACGGACGGAGTGATCACAGACATGGACCAGACGCGTGGAGCTATAGTGGCCGCCTCCCGCTTGCCCATGTCAATCATCATTGTGGGCGTAGGCAAAGCTGACTTCACAGATATGGAGATTCTGGATGGAGATGATGGGCGACTGAGGTCTATCACGGGAGAACCGGCCGTACGTGACATTGTGCAGTTTGTGCCCTTCAGAAAGTTCATGAAC GCTCCCAGGGAAATGCTTGCCCAATGTGTACTGGCAGAATTACCACAACAAGTCACGTCCTACTTCAGATATATAAACCTGTCGCCTCCACACGAGCCAAAACAATCATAG
- the LOC113084486 gene encoding copine-3-like isoform X1, with the protein MAASCVTKVELTVSCENLLDMDVCSKSDPLCVLLMNTSGDQWFEVDRTERVKNCLNPKFAKKFVVDYYFEVVQKLRFGVYDIDNKTVDLSDDDFLGEFECSLGQIVSSSKLTRPLVLKNKRPAGKGTITISAEEIKDNRVVDFEMQARKLDKKDFFGKSDPYLEFYRQTETGWQLAHRTEVVKNNLNPCWRPFKIPLQSLCAGDMEKPIKVECYDYDNDGSHDLIGIFETNMKRLQEASRSAPAEFECINSKKKQKKKNYKNSGVVSVKLCQITREYTFLDYIMGGCQINFTVGIDFTGSNGDPRSPDSLHYISPQGVNEYLSAIWSVGLVVQDYDSDKMFPAFGFGAQIPPSWQVSHEFPLNFNPANPFCAGVEGVVEAYRMCLPQVKLYGPTNFAPIINHMASFAQQALQQKTASQYFVLLIITDGVITDMDQTRGAIVAASRLPMSIIIVGVGKADFTDMEILDGDDGRLRSITGEPAVRDIVQFVPFRKFMNSPKEELSKCVLAEVPGQVVNFFKMMKLPPPTPNTPVEAQTGPTQN; encoded by the exons ATGGCTGCGTCGTGTgtgaccaaggtggagctgacAGTCTCCTGTGAAAACCTGCTGGACATGGATGTGTGCTCCAAATCTGACCCGCTGTGTGTCCTGCTCATGAACACATCGGGAGACCAGTGGTTTGAG GTCGATCGCACTGAGAGGGTTAAGAACTGCTTGAACCCCAAATTTGCCAAGAAGTTTGTTGTCGATTACTACTTCGAGGTTGTTCAGAAACTCAGATTCGGCGTTTACGATATTGACAATAAAACCGTTGACTTGAGCGATGACGACTTCCTGGGTGAGTTCGAGTGCTCGCTGGGACAG ATTGTTTCCAGTAGCAAGCTGACGAGACCTTTAGTGCTGAAGAACAAGAGACCTGCAGGAAAGGGAACAATTACG ATCAGTGCGGAGGAAATCAAGGACAACAGAGTAGTGGATTTTGAGATGCAGGCCAGAAAACTGGACAAAAAG GATTTCTTTGGAAAATCAGACCCCTACCTGGAATTTTACAGGCAGACGGAAACAGGCTGGCAGCTTGCTCACAGAACTGAG GTTGTGAAGAATAACTTGAACCCTTGCTGGAGGCCTTTTAAAATCCCTCTACAGTCTCTCTGTGCAGGAGACATGGAGAAACCAATCAAG GTTGAATGTTACGATTATGACAACGATGGATCTCATGATTTGATAGGGATTTTTGAGACCAATATGAAGCGTCTGCAAGAGGCATCCCGCAGCGCTCCG GCAGAGTTTGAGTGCATAAACAGTAAaaagaaacagaagaagaaaaattatAAGAACTCGGGAGTCGTGAGTGTGAAGCTTTGTCAG ATTACCAGGGAATACACCTTTTTGGACTACATCATGGGAGGCTGCCAGATAAATTTCACT GTGGGCATAGACTTCACAGGGTCAAATGGTGACCCCAGGTCACCCGATTCTTTACATTACATCAGTCCTCAAGGTGTGAATGAATATCTCTCAGCCATCTGGTCAGTTGGGCTCGTGGTCCAGGACTATGACAG TGACAAAATGTTTCCTGCGTTTGGATTTGGCGCCCAGATTCCTCCTTCATGGCAG gtgtctCATGAGTTCCCTCTCAACTTCAATCCCGCAAATCCGTTCTGTGCTG GTGTGGAGGGTGTGGTGGAGGCCTACAGGATGTGCCTTCCTCAGGTCAAACTTTACGGGCCTACGAACTTCGCTCCCATTATTAACCACATGGCTAGTTTCGCACAGCAGGCTTTACAGCAGAAGACAGCGTCG CAATACTTTGTCCTGCTGATCATCACGGACGGAGTGATCACAGACATGGACCAGACGCGTGGAGCTATAGTGGCCGCCTCCCGCTTGCCCATGTCAATCATCATTGTGGGCGTAGGCAAAGCTGACTTCACAGATATGGAGATTCTGGATGGAGATGATGGGCGACTGAGGTCTATCACGGGAGAACCGGCCGTACGTGACATTGTGCAGTTTGTGCCCTTCAGAAAGTTCATGAAC tctCCTAAAGAGGAGCTCTCCAAGTGTGTTCTAGCTGAGGTTCCTGGTCAGGTCGTCAACTTCTTTAAAATGATGAAGCTCCCGCCTCCGACACCAAACACTCCAGTGGAAGCTCAAACCGGGCCGACACAGAACTGA
- the LOC113084482 gene encoding cyclic nucleotide-gated cation channel beta-3-like gives MSEDAPPTPTPPFVINRFCDDQLRDIVKKLRERTELFKEKVIDPYSSSPEHSPPITPVYRKEDWIRKQEAERIKREEAEQKKKEEDAKKAAAKKEKEEKEKKEKEEKLKAEKEKADKEAAEAICPKIKCTCIDTLLKPFEDMMDAYLGTTIDPFTDRRYIKWLSVVTIAFNYNVWLATARLCFPYHTPGTIPFWIFFDILADLVNIVDITMFQPRLQFVKAGDIIKDRIMAKRRYRESARFQTDLISIIPFDLLCFHFGFTSIFRMNRFMRYQSFFEFSDRLESVMAKAYIWRVGRTTGYLLFCLHLNSCLYYVASEYEGLGSTKWTYDGKGNAYLRCYYFATRTLITIGGLPEPHTLFEIIFQLVNFFTGVFVFSSLIGQMRDVIGAATAGQTYFRASMDACVAYMNTYTIPKLVQNRVRTWYNYTWDSQGMLDESELLEKMPLVMRTAIAVDINLATFQKIDLFKGCDSQMLVDMLLRLKSIVYLPGDFVCKKGDIGREMYIIKAGEVQVIGGPDNKIVFVTLKAGCVFGEISLLQSAKDGGNRRTANVAAHGFANLFVLDKKDLNDILVHYPESQKVLARKGRKLMKAKGKAAPVKDEGEKKKGLAMFGQKPPTPKMLRAFGGFGKGGLLEKLRAQAAEKKS, from the exons ATGAG TGAGGATGCACCACCAACACCAACTCCACCCTTCGTCATCAACAGATTCTGTGACGACCAGCTGCGAGACATCGTGAAAAAACTACGGGAGAGGACCGAGCTTTTTAAGGAGAAAGTCATAGACCCCTACTCCTCGTCCCCAGAGCACAGCCCACCAATCA CACCGGTTTACCGAAAGGAAGACTGGATCAGAAAGCAGGAAGCAGAGAGAATAAAACGAGAAGAGGCCGAGCAGAAGAAAAAAGAGGAGGATGCTAAGAAAGCAGCGgcgaagaaagaaaaagaggagaaagaaaagaaagagaaagaggaaaagcTTAAAGCCGAGAAGGAGAAGGCCGATAAGGAGGCGGCTGAAGCAATCTGCCCAAAAATCAAATGCACGTGCATAGACACACTTCTCAAACCTTTCGAAGACATGATGGACGCATATTTGGGGACAACCATTGACCCTTTCACAG ATCGGCGGTATATTAAATGGCTGAGTGTCGTGACAATCGCTTTTAACTACAACGTTTGGCTGGCCACAGCACGTTTGTGTTTCCCGTACCACACGCCTGGGACCATCCCCTTCTGGATCTTTTTTGACATCCTGGCAGACCTTGTGAACATCGTAGATATCACCATGTTTCAGCCGCGCTTGCAGTTTGTGAAAGCAGGAGACATCATA AAAGACAGAATAATGGCAAAACGGAGGTACAGGGAATCTGCCAGATTTCAG ACAGACCTGATAAGCATCATACCATTTGATTTGCTGTGTTTCCACTTTGGGTTTACGTCGATCTTTAGGATGAACCGGTTTATGCGG tATCAATCATTTTTTGAGTTCAGTGATCGTCTGGAAAGCGTCATGGCTAAGGCGTATATCTGGAG AGTTGGCCGCACTACAGGATATCTGCTCTTCTGTCTCCATTTAAACTCCTGCCTTTACTATGTAGCATCAGAATACGAAGGGCTTGGCAGCACAAAATGGACATATGATGGAAAAGGAAATGC gtaTCTCCGCTGTTATTATTTTGCGACTCGGACGCTGATCACTATCGGAGGTCTCCCCGAGCCCCATACGCTCTTTGAGATCATCTTCCAGCTGGTCAACTTCTTCACAGGAGTCTTCGTCTTCTCTAGCTTGATTGGACAG ATGAGAGATGTCATCGGAGCAGCTACGGCGGGACAGACCTACTTCCGCGCATCTATGGACGCCTGTGTGGCGTATATGAACACCTACACCATCCCAAAGCTGGTGCAGAACAGAGTACGCACCTGGTACAACTACACCTGGGACTCCCAGGGCATGCTGG ATGAATCGGAGTTATTAGAAAAGATGCCTCTGGTGATGAGAACAGCCATCGCTGTGGACATCAACCTCGCCACCTTCCAGAAGATTGACCTCTTCAAG GGCTGTGACAGCCAGATGCTTGTGGACATGTTACTGCGCCTGAAATCCATTGTGTACTTGCCAGGAGACTTTGTGTGTAAGAAG GGTGACATTGGGAgagaaatgtatattattaaagCCGGAGAGGTGCAGGTCATCGGTGGACCGGACAATAAGATTGTGTTTGTGACTCTGAAAGCAGGCTGTGTGTTCGGAGAGATCAG tCTTTTACAGTCTGCAAAAGATGGAGGCAACAGGAGAACAGCAAATGTTGCTGCTCACGGATTCGCCAACCTTTTCGTACTGGATAAGAAAGATCTCAATGACATCCTGGTCCATTACCCCGAGTCTCAGAAAGTGCTGGCCAGGAAGGGACG GAAACTGATGAAGGCCAAAGGCAAAGCTGCTCCCGTCAAAGATGAAGGAGAAAAGAAGAAGGGATTGGCAATGTTCGGACAAAAACCACCCACTCCGAAAATGTTACGTGCTTTTGGAGGCTTTGGGAAAGGAGGATTACTGGAGAAACTCAGG GCTCAAGCTGCAGAAAAAAAGAGTtga
- the LOC113084483 gene encoding procyclic form-specific polypeptide B1-alpha-like, with the protein MFSTLKTLFRPKTEVAVAQIPGSPTPVPSPAPAPPTKEENADAKKDEEKKEEKREEKPEPAPAPEPPKPEAKPADPADPGAAAAEG; encoded by the exons ATGTTCAGCACTTTGAAAACGCTTTTTCGGCCCAAAACTGAGGTGGCAGTCGCTCAGATCCCTGGATCTCCAACACCAGTGCCTTCACCTGCACCTGCTCCTCCGACAAAG GAGGAAAATGCAGATGCAaagaaagatgaagaaaaaaaagaagagaaaagggAGGAAAAGCCCG AACCAGCTCCTGCTCCAGAGCCCCCTAAACCAGAAGCCAAACCAGCGGATCCAGCTGATCCCGGAGCAGCAGCCGCAGAGGGGTAA